A window of the Bacillus andreraoultii genome harbors these coding sequences:
- a CDS encoding type III restriction-modification system endonuclease: protein MQLQELDYQIEALQSVVDVFQNVPLVRESSTANPIFNFKDDFTRQIINQNILTIQERNKIDPILRTPSRLEYTEDNPPLGIDVKMETGTGKTYVYSRLMFELKREYGFNKFIIITPSVPIKEGTKAFLQSEEFKEHIKLYEEFSNLKLELSVLDPQNQNSKGRRYPPRSVNVFCDGDAFAKNNVFCFLTGMSMLKTGKYSTLYRDDYDQTMLGGTTRPVDALAKTRPIVILDEPHKFSRSNQSWNFIQKYLKPLAVIRFGATFPLNKDKKRDYENLVYNLTSAEAFNRDLVKGVSVYYPEFENPNKTRFTLVSLTSKRPKKARFRNEQTKAIYDISIGENLSRLDESFGNLFIEDIGKQEELNDLVGIRLNNDKVLAVRDSLIAGVFTTSYQELMVNQAIDLHLQKEQENFISKSPRYKTLTLFFIDSPESFRLKDGSDGKLRKYFHETFTLKVKGLIDKYESKEKLRDVEQEYLQYLKASIENIRGTNGGYFSKDNSIKEEDIQKEVEEILRDKKSLLSFKNEDGSWNVRRFIFSKWTLREGWDNPNIFTIAKLRSSGSENSKIQEVGRGLRLPVNEFGVRATPGEDSFFLNYLVDHTEREFAENLYNEINEDIVNYRNIKGLLDQVAKKLDKKPAVLAGILMANEFIDEEYNIIEENRNNFYEAYPDFKVGLKAGKVTKGKPEEVRIRKENFSKIKNLWNEINKNYMVDIQDVSEDVIRKGIRASLSPDLFKHEISSFKKKTITSDGSSIILKEEYEGEFTVFDVKIGYGEFLRKLNNRTCLPIPLLHQEIVRFHKETNQEISPTNRSVQMFITNFESWFIQEFASRYTFRKLSDVSGQTALTNEDGTPKDVVAQADIGVFKSNNSLPENYLYDRFVYDSTIEKENIQYSNIERVEVFGKIPRRSIKVPMYFGGTTSPDFMYVLTDENGNQSINLIIESKGVEKEDDLRGVEEYKIEASKKFFNTLKEDGVNVTYKLQLSEEKILNLLSDDIDTKS from the coding sequence GTGCAATTACAAGAATTAGATTATCAAATAGAAGCTTTGCAGTCCGTTGTAGATGTATTTCAAAACGTCCCATTAGTTCGCGAGTCATCAACGGCGAATCCAATATTTAATTTCAAGGACGATTTTACTCGTCAAATCATCAACCAAAACATTCTTACAATTCAGGAGAGAAATAAGATTGATCCTATTTTACGCACACCTTCTCGGTTAGAGTATACAGAAGACAATCCTCCTCTCGGTATTGACGTTAAGATGGAAACTGGAACCGGAAAAACGTATGTTTATTCACGTTTGATGTTTGAATTAAAACGTGAATATGGATTTAATAAATTCATAATTATTACTCCTAGTGTACCTATCAAAGAAGGAACAAAAGCTTTTTTACAATCTGAGGAATTTAAAGAACATATTAAGCTTTATGAAGAGTTTTCTAATCTAAAATTGGAATTATCCGTACTTGACCCACAAAATCAAAATAGTAAAGGTCGGCGTTATCCTCCACGATCTGTAAATGTATTCTGTGATGGCGATGCTTTTGCAAAGAATAACGTATTTTGTTTTTTAACTGGTATGAGTATGCTTAAAACAGGAAAATACTCAACTTTATATAGAGATGACTATGATCAAACAATGTTAGGTGGAACCACTCGTCCTGTTGATGCTTTAGCAAAAACTCGTCCAATTGTAATTTTAGATGAACCACACAAGTTTAGCCGTTCTAATCAATCATGGAATTTTATACAAAAGTATTTGAAGCCATTGGCAGTTATACGTTTTGGCGCAACGTTCCCTCTTAATAAAGATAAGAAAAGAGATTACGAAAACTTAGTATATAACTTAACTTCTGCGGAGGCCTTTAATCGTGATCTTGTTAAAGGGGTATCTGTCTATTATCCTGAGTTCGAGAATCCTAATAAAACTCGTTTTACGCTCGTAAGTTTAACTTCTAAACGACCTAAAAAAGCTCGCTTTCGAAATGAGCAGACAAAAGCTATTTATGATATTAGTATTGGGGAAAATTTAAGTAGACTTGATGAGTCTTTCGGGAATCTTTTTATAGAAGATATAGGCAAGCAGGAAGAACTTAATGATTTAGTTGGTATTCGACTAAATAATGATAAAGTTTTAGCGGTTCGGGATTCTTTAATTGCCGGAGTGTTTACGACGAGTTATCAAGAATTGATGGTGAATCAAGCAATTGACTTACACTTGCAAAAAGAGCAGGAAAATTTCATTTCTAAATCACCAAGATATAAAACATTAACTCTATTCTTTATTGATTCTCCTGAAAGCTTCCGTTTAAAGGATGGCTCAGATGGAAAGTTGCGAAAATATTTCCATGAAACATTTACTTTAAAAGTTAAGGGACTCATAGACAAGTATGAGAGCAAAGAAAAATTACGAGATGTAGAACAAGAATATTTGCAATACTTGAAAGCTAGTATTGAAAATATTCGAGGTACAAATGGTGGATACTTTTCTAAAGACAATTCAATAAAAGAGGAAGATATTCAAAAAGAAGTGGAAGAAATATTACGTGATAAAAAAAGTTTATTATCATTCAAGAATGAAGATGGCAGCTGGAATGTTCGTCGATTTATCTTTTCGAAATGGACCTTACGGGAAGGCTGGGATAATCCAAACATTTTTACAATAGCAAAACTTCGTAGTTCAGGAAGCGAAAACTCAAAAATACAAGAAGTTGGCCGAGGGTTACGTTTACCAGTAAATGAGTTTGGTGTTCGGGCGACTCCCGGTGAAGATTCGTTTTTTCTAAATTACCTTGTTGATCACACCGAGAGAGAATTTGCAGAAAATTTATATAACGAAATTAACGAAGACATTGTAAATTACAGAAATATTAAAGGTTTGTTAGATCAAGTTGCAAAGAAATTAGATAAGAAACCTGCTGTATTAGCTGGTATATTAATGGCGAATGAATTTATCGATGAAGAATATAATATCATTGAAGAAAATCGCAATAATTTCTACGAAGCATACCCTGACTTTAAAGTGGGATTGAAAGCTGGTAAAGTAACGAAAGGAAAGCCTGAAGAAGTGCGTATCCGTAAGGAGAACTTTTCAAAGATAAAAAACTTGTGGAATGAAATTAATAAAAATTACATGGTGGACATTCAGGATGTTTCAGAAGATGTAATCCGTAAAGGGATTAGAGCTAGTCTATCACCGGATTTATTCAAACATGAAATATCCTCTTTTAAAAAGAAAACAATTACTTCTGATGGCAGTTCAATTATTTTGAAAGAGGAATATGAAGGTGAATTTACTGTTTTCGATGTAAAAATAGGCTATGGGGAATTTTTAAGGAAACTAAATAATCGGACTTGTCTTCCGATTCCATTATTACATCAAGAAATCGTTAGATTCCATAAAGAAACTAATCAAGAAATTTCACCAACTAATCGCTCCGTTCAAATGTTTATTACTAACTTTGAAAGCTGGTTTATTCAGGAGTTTGCATCTCGATACACGTTTCGAAAATTGAGTGATGTCAGCGGCCAGACTGCACTAACAAATGAGGATGGTACTCCAAAAGATGTAGTAGCTCAAGCTGATATTGGTGTATTCAAATCTAATAATTCTTTACCTGAAAACTATCTTTATGATCGATTTGTGTATGATTCAACAATTGAAAAGGAAAATATCCAATACTCAAATATTGAACGTGTAGAAGTATTTGGGAAAATCCCCCGTCGATCTATCAAAGTACCAATGTACTTTGGAGGCACAACAAGTCCAGATTTTATGTACGTGTTAACAGATGAGAATGGAAATCAGTCAATAAACTTAATTATAGAGAGTAAGGGAGTTGAAAAAGAAGATGATCTAAGGGGAGTCGAGGAATATAAAATCGAAGCTAGTAAGAAGTTCTTTAATACACTTAAAGAAGATGGAGTGAATGTCACTTATAAACTTCAGTTAAGCGAGGAGAAGATTTTAAATCTCCTTTCAGATGATATAGATACAAAATCATAA
- a CDS encoding PHP domain-containing protein codes for MSDEEMYLLAIKEQLFPENSLSYEEALDITTQNKHFETIKEYFAYLLIAKKLSDQNIKLAVITDHNTISGYQKLAEAVNIFHKTFPKRTYTNILLGIEISCADKCHVVGIFENKPEIINRLALLKFNVDIKKK; via the coding sequence ATGTCAGATGAAGAAATGTATTTATTGGCTATAAAAGAACAACTATTTCCTGAAAATAGCTTATCCTACGAAGAAGCATTAGATATTACAACCCAAAATAAACATTTTGAAACAATAAAAGAATATTTTGCGTACTTACTAATAGCTAAAAAGTTGTCTGATCAAAATATTAAATTAGCTGTCATTACTGATCATAATACAATATCCGGTTACCAAAAGCTTGCTGAAGCTGTAAATATTTTCCATAAAACTTTTCCTAAAAGAACATATACAAATATTTTATTAGGTATTGAAATATCTTGTGCTGATAAATGTCATGTTGTTGGTATATTTGAAAATAAGCCTGAAATAATTAATCGTTTGGCTCTGTTAAAGTTTAATGTTGATATAAAGAAAAAATAA
- a CDS encoding IS1595 family transposase: MRATVILKAIQKLNPAEKHRLREYLIDALTASSSTGTVLQEISERKNKNGYRCPDCESEHIVRFGKYSTIVEGEEVKKQRYRCKACKKTFTDLTHTALYRTRRLNQWMKFIECMIEGYSLRKSAELIGNVTHVTLFYWRHKLLSSLKQLEISNFEGIVEMDETYFLYSEKGQRKIKDRKPRKRGGSAKKRGISNEQVCVLVARDRDKMTFSQVLGMGRLTKEQLDKAIGHKLSSENILCTDSWRAFKTYAAEKGMVIYQFKSDGKVRTKGLYHIQNVNNYHRRLKGWIQRFNGVATKYLNNYLVWFQVLESIQHQRNEVTMNDLIIRGNLTQNSETFDTIRLNKIVI; the protein is encoded by the coding sequence ATGAGAGCAACTGTTATTCTTAAAGCCATTCAAAAACTAAATCCAGCAGAAAAACATCGATTACGAGAATATTTAATTGATGCACTTACAGCATCCTCCTCAACAGGAACCGTTCTTCAAGAAATATCTGAGCGTAAAAACAAGAATGGTTATCGTTGTCCAGATTGTGAATCGGAGCATATTGTTCGGTTTGGAAAATATTCAACTATCGTTGAAGGAGAAGAAGTTAAAAAGCAACGTTATCGATGCAAAGCGTGTAAAAAGACATTTACCGACCTTACACATACAGCTTTATATCGAACTCGTCGTCTTAACCAATGGATGAAGTTTATCGAGTGTATGATAGAAGGATATTCATTACGTAAGTCTGCTGAATTGATTGGCAATGTTACTCACGTCACATTATTTTATTGGAGACACAAGCTCTTATCTTCGTTAAAACAATTGGAAATATCAAACTTTGAAGGTATCGTTGAAATGGACGAGACCTATTTCTTGTACTCAGAAAAAGGACAGAGAAAAATTAAAGATAGAAAGCCCCGCAAGCGTGGTGGTTCTGCAAAGAAACGTGGTATAAGCAATGAACAAGTATGTGTTCTAGTTGCAAGGGACCGTGACAAAATGACTTTTTCACAGGTATTAGGAATGGGTAGATTAACAAAAGAACAATTGGACAAAGCTATCGGTCATAAACTTTCAAGTGAAAATATATTATGTACCGATTCTTGGCGTGCCTTTAAAACATACGCTGCTGAAAAAGGAATGGTTATTTATCAATTCAAGTCTGATGGTAAGGTTCGTACAAAGGGGTTATACCATATTCAGAACGTCAATAATTACCATCGAAGGCTTAAAGGATGGATACAACGATTTAACGGTGTTGCTACTAAGTACCTAAACAATTACCTTGTCTGGTTTCAGGTATTAGAAAGCATTCAACATCAAAGAAATGAAGTCACGATGAATGACTTGATTATTAGAGGGAACTTAACACAAAATTCGGAAACCTTTGATACAATTAGGTTAAATAAAATTGTGATATAA
- a CDS encoding GNAT family N-acetyltransferase → METKKLPKVILRELTLDDVEDRYQWCLDKEVTKHLNMPDKYPPFSREETLNWIKMCIEKTNGYEQKAIVTEQGKHIGWIDLKNIDKLNKHAELGIAIGDKNYWGKGYGLSAMQEMLLWGFNELELNKIWLRVEVDNERAIKSYKRMGYVEEGILRQDRLRNKKFVDRLRLSILKDEFFSKRKF, encoded by the coding sequence ATGGAAACAAAAAAACTGCCAAAAGTAATACTAAGAGAATTAACTCTTGATGATGTCGAAGACCGATATCAATGGTGTTTAGATAAAGAAGTAACAAAACATTTAAATATGCCAGATAAATATCCACCATTTAGCAGAGAAGAAACTCTAAATTGGATTAAGATGTGCATTGAAAAAACAAATGGATATGAACAAAAAGCGATAGTAACTGAACAGGGTAAACATATAGGTTGGATTGACCTGAAAAACATCGATAAATTAAACAAACACGCCGAATTAGGCATAGCAATAGGTGATAAAAACTATTGGGGAAAAGGGTATGGATTATCTGCGATGCAAGAAATGCTTTTGTGGGGGTTTAATGAATTAGAACTTAACAAGATTTGGCTTAGAGTTGAGGTTGATAATGAAAGAGCCATAAAATCTTATAAACGAATGGGTTATGTCGAAGAAGGTATTTTGAGACAAGACCGATTAAGAAATAAAAAATTTGTTGACCGTTTAAGATTGAGTATTCTTAAAGATGAGTTCTTCAGCAAAAGAAAGTTTTAG